ttacaataaatttacataactcTGAAAATAGGTAGTATTTTACttacttgaaaataatgtGGAGGGATATTTGATACACAAGATCCTAAAAATCCTTGAAGAAATTCTCGTAACATATCCCAACATAAACCAAATACAACACAAGGCCTATATTCTgcctgaaataaaaattaaatactaataaattaaaccatggcaaatattacacataaaaccattcaaaaattaattatacctaagacttaaattttattttaattatattatagatataaaatctatatatttacaataaaacctaaataaacactaaatatatttatacaaatttattaaatattgcatgaaattatataatttttttatattattatgataactatGAGTTATGTgttatgaaacaaaatatattatttattacctccACTATAATGCCTTTAACattgtgattaatatttatcgcaccaattttaataacaaaatcattTAGCTCAAATCTTGGACCTCTAATCTCAACTTTAGATTTTTTAGAGGGATACACAGACGACATCTTCAACAACAGCAAATCAAATAAGGCATCTGCAACTACAGGAACAGTTTTTCCAGTACCATTATCGAGAATTGCAAACACTGATGCTGGCTGTTCCGAATTATGAAATACATGTAATGTTCGTTGAACACCTAGACGTAAATTTtgtcttaattaatttttaccaaaattaatattattttgttaaaactcACCTAATTGAGGTATAGAGGCATATGTCTCGCAGTCAACAAGAAACGTACCACATTGTTTGGCACCAAGGGCATTTACTCTTTTTGTAAGAAATTCAATTATCTGAGCGCCTGTGCGATTTTCTTTCATTGGAAACTgttgtatactaaaaaatttccaaataGATACAAACACATACTAGCAGTTAttcttaatttcaaaatacaaaaaataaacatctaAGATACTAACATTGTAACGCCCATGTTAAGATTTGAAAACTATAAACTTCAAATGGTAAAAAAACGTATCACATGATACAATAACAAAACTGGAACACaattgcttttttttaatatttgggtATTTTTTGgtactaattattacttattagaacACAGAAGTTATTTAACATTcgtttacaataaaaagtCGTTACTTATGGGCTATCGCTGAAGTCGCTTGTAAGAGGACAGCGAAgacttaataatttcaaattttaatgaatactcTCAGAATTATGTCGATTATGGTCGGTTTTCTGTTTTTACACGTTCTAACGTATGAATAACAATTGAATCTAATTACCAATTAACGTACCTATGTAAgctatgtaatattgtaatattatgtatattgtatgataagatattaaaaagtttgttGATTATTCTTATCAATTTcgcaacaataaatttatattacagcgCCATCTACAAGTCTGTAGTTATGAGTTATGgattcaataatattctaGATGGCTCACCAGTTACCAAATTTTCCcacaaattaactataatcatAACATACCTAATGGCTAATACAAAGTATAAGCACAGTGcacagaaaaaattaatagtattataataaggtTTATgcctactaattataatattacataatatatatgtgcctaataattacaaatttacaatattatttcaacgtatttcaattttaaaattacaatctcATGACGTTTTTTATATGAACACATAACAACGGATATGCATTTTAACGGATAAACATGATATAGCTGTATAACATACAAGTCAGTGTACATACATCGATGCACCTAGGGATTTGTAGGTActagtattttacattttattaatacatactaaTGTGATTAACAGGACgtcatacccgcatgtgttgtctctgtcttacgaACGGAAGACTTAGTAAATTTGCATTCAACAGATTCAATTTTAtgctgttagctttaatattagagtcgATTTACCTAtgatcaaacttaaaggtaataatattatttaggcttttattgatattttaatttttaagcgagttACGAGCATAAAAAACAGCATGCAATTGAATCTGATGAACGCAAATTTCCTATGTCTTACGTTCGTAAGACTGAGACAACACGTGCGGGTATGATGTTGTATACTTTACAGTTTATACAGATTTGTAAAATAGTCGTGTCTTGTTTCTTGTGGTATACCGTACACAAGGGTCGATTTAAGGCATTGTGGCGAACTATGCGGCCACATATAGCGCAAATTTGTatcgaatatttattttgtttttttatgtaataaacttacatgatttttaatttatttttaccatttcaacattttgaacggtatatttggattttgtattcatatattttgagtagagtaatttttatttaaaaaaaaaaaaaattaattttgtctaaagtatataataatataaagccaATGAAGTTAGGAAAGTAATGTGGACATtaacgtaatttattttactattaataatgtggttaattgatataatttttgcttaaaacattgcatttattaattattatattattcgttttaatatttaattattataataatatatgtatatttataccatattgatattattaaccgCGATGTAGAGAAGATCTTCTCTACATGACTACGacgtgttattaatttttgaacatgAATTAAGATTTATCTTGTTCGTGCTTTTGAGTTAATACCAGTAAAACCACCTTACCGAAAATCAGTATATTTAGattcatagtaaaaatatccattaaataatatattacaattaatttatataatattatataaaaatttcattacgtatattaaaatttatagtatgcttaaaagttttatatcccacgaataatatatttgaattaaaacaaaataattaatatcgttattcattatattaatttttctaaatttgtcTAAATTAGaactaaaatgtctataaaaattaattgtgcttgtatatttttttaaatattttgactccAGTATGaagtatttatgaaaaatacattttcaaatcttagCTATAGAAAttgaagattttataaatgttttattacaagATATTTGTAATTGGTAAATGTTAgtgatttaacaaatttttaaacaaatgcatataaaaaatttgttcctatgtatttttaatattaaaggaaTAACTTATGTGGAATctcgtattaaattttcaaatttttaattttattgatcaagcaaaaaagttttattgatatttaaaattaaattaactaaaatagtcGAAAATTTCCCATTTCGGATATTCGTTTTTAGATTATAACAAGataaagaattaattttgttaaatactggTCTGGCGTAAAATTTCCcgcttttcttattttatttttgttgttcccgatttttaagatttttttaatttttgatcttttaaaataccaattagattaaattttctacacccaactaattgtttaaaaactatgTTATGACTGGtctacataaaatatgcttATCCGCTCGTCCATATAGACGCCTGCAGGTCTAATTTTCTTTCTATTCTAGTTCTGTTTCTGCTTCGAGTGAACGTTTTCATCTCTTTTTCGtcttaaaacatttacaaGAAAAACCATTGGCCAAGAAAAACTTGGCAACATggctattttacatattaaaaaaacttttaaaattaattttgatactaTTATTGATCAGTTTGATGTAGATTGAATAGGAAGAggtagaaaattttaattgttattagtaggtataaatgtataatcattacctaatcataattaattgtttagtttaacatcatatttacatttattatgattgatatatatataataactatacattataacattaggtaaatgtatattatatatagtatttataacgtTATGACATATGATCTTCGGaaacaaataagtaaaaatcaaGTAATAGGTAGAATATAGAAATTcagaatgtttttattaaataaactatcatCTTATCAAGCTTTTtccatcatataatttaattttacatgctacaataaaaatttagctcagataatattattacgttatgCTTTCCAGTTTCCActgattaagtatatttagtcTCTAAGTATCTTTAACTATACGATAtatcgatataaaataaaatttgcccCCCACCATTAAAATTGCCCAAGTTACGCCCATGCACTcgcctataaatatttagttgcaGTActgaatatgaatatatgatttaaatttgtaaacatttcaataatcaagcacttattttgtttaataatttaaatatttttattaatgtaaacagGGATCTTAGGTATATAAGAAAGTCAAAACCATTCTGGAAACTATCGAACTAGTTCACACCATTCTAAATGTTCTAAATGAttatcaatacataaaaaaaaaacaataaaaatatttggcctggaataaaaaatctttttgtaCAGGTATTATTGgagtcaaatatattttttggctatatttaagagtatttttagataatttttagaaaatttaaatccgGGTTTAATGggcaataaatatgaaaataagttggtacaattgttttgtaattacttttaagttaGCAAAAACGCAGttgtttatgaaattatgCATCTATATCACtatcaatatagtatatacatatttttgatgtattaaatttttcaatgcCTTCTTAAAGTagcaatatttgttaattattcctGTGAAGTtgaattacgtatattatattcatttgagCTTACCTATGTTTTCAGATGATTGCACAGAAATAttgaatagatataataatatacaacgtttaaaaatatcaggatattttaatactcaCATTGATAGTTGATAGGTCGTTTCACTAAATCTATAATAGATAATCATTTGTTTTGGAAAATCACATTTTCAGTTtaacaatatagaaaaaatttggTAAGAAAAATTAGAACTTACATTgtcttatttatacttaataataatatggtttagttattaattcttCTGGTTTTTTATAGTCATTGTTAATaggaacttttttttatcgaagtggtatttttttgataaatttttaatgatttttaaaaacaataaaatgttttgccTATAGTCAATAGTtcacattatgtattataaaattatacctcataatttaaaaattatggctTAGGTACatgattttatcattttcccTTTCCCCACATctacattttaacaatagttatataatgaaCTTCAgatggaaataattttaaactttcaacctctcatttaattagttttatatgtattactataataactatCGCATACACCGTcacatataatatcgtattgtaTACATCGTATTTAAATATGCTATTCgttcagtaaaaaaattatcaaaaaacaaaacaataaatgtctcaaactaatttattactatagttaCATGTCTTAAATACAATGTCATGTcatcattgaaaattaaaattctatattacaattaactcatgaataaaatgaactttttagattttttaaattatgacaaaaatattatattaatttaataattaaaaaataataaaatagattatttatttttcttagatatatataaaaaaaaaaaaacttaactgatatactatatgataaaaaaaaagtaaactctagaaaacaactaataaatacacgtgtgcgtattaataattaatatgactaaatataatattgaataaattataacagaaaACTATAGGACAGAAGTGGGAAGTAAACGTGCGcactcaatattaaataaattattaaaataaagattattatcataatacaaaatatctcATTgccataatatgttatatttaggtATGCCATATTAGACAGTGAATGTATTtaagacaatttaaataagtagacaaataaatgatacatttaaaaacgttaTCAAGTTATCTATATAGTCGTCAATCGATGAGTCCTAGAATTCTCATCACTCATACACATcagtcatttttttaataggtaggtaactATTAAACCTAATTTCTACTGACTAAacttattatgtaatagtaatttgtattttaaaaacacaccAATAAAGGTTCTATATTGTCCAGTTGAGACTCGAACAAGTCggtgacattttttttcggcTTCAAACTCAAACAAATTCACTATGCGTTTggtagaaaataatacaaagtaCCTAATTAGTGATGAGAATACTAGAATCGTTAttcgtttaaattgtttttttttttaaggacaaaccaaataataaatatcatagttATTAGAGCTATTCGTAAACtctcattattatacaaaatatgattaattgcAAATATACTCTTCCTTTTTGTACCTACAAATTTCGCAAGCAACATTACA
This sequence is a window from Rhopalosiphum maidis isolate BTI-1 chromosome 1, ASM367621v3, whole genome shotgun sequence. Protein-coding genes within it:
- the LOC113548633 gene encoding mediator of RNA polymerase II transcription subunit 20 → MGVTIIQQFPMKENRTGAQIIEFLTKRVNALGAKQCGTFLVDCETYASIPQLGVQRTLHVFHNSEQPASVFAILDNGTGKTVPVVADALFDLLLLKMSSVYPSKKSKVEIRGPRFELNDFVIKIGAININHNVKGIIVEAEYRPCVVFGLCWDMLREFLQGFLGSCVSNIPPHYFQNRMNDIFQPLDTIQQYLDHITIYRKATGILQQFNTTNT